The window GCTAGCGTCACTCGTTGAAAGTGTTCAAGCACTTGGCAACCACTAATGAGCTATTTATCAGGGTATCCTCGCGTTAAGTTATTAACCTCAATTGTTGCAATTTTTATTATTGTTCAATCGGTTAATAGCTTAACCGCTGGCGGTTTAACCCAATTTGGGCTAGTTCCACGTACAGAATGGGGCTTGCTCGGTATCTTCTTCGCTCCATTTATTCATGGAAGCTGGGAGCATCTACTCAGCAACTTGCCTCCATTTATCATCTTAAGCGCATTATTGCTTCATCGCACCATCAAAGCTTACATATTGGCATCACTGTTTATCATTATTGTTGGTGGGTTAGCAGTTTGGCTCATTGGTAGGAATGCAGTTCACATCGGCGCAAGCGGGTGGTTTTTTGGTTTATGGGGGTTGCTAATTGCTCAAGGCTTCTTCCGGCGAAAATGGGGTGATATCGCTATCGCATTATTAGTGCTGTTCTATTTTGGCACAATGGCTAGCGGCTTATTACCTACTCACTTATACATCTCAACTGAATCACATATAGCGGGGGCTATTGCAGGGGCTATCTATGCATGGCTGAGTCATCGTTACCATCAAAAAACCAATAATCGCTCACTTTAAATTAGCACCATCACAATTATGACTCACTTTTTATGCTTTATTTAAATTTATGTATCTTTTTATGTGATCGTGGTTCACATATTAACAATTAACCATAAATTAACCATTTATTAACATTATAATAATGATAGTCTCGAAAAATAATAACAACATGGGACTCAATAAATGAAAAAACACCTCATCTCAATCGCTATTGTTCTAAGTTTAAGCTCCTTATCACTGTCATCATTTTCTCAATCAACTCAAATTAAAATTGAACGAGATAATTATGGCGTCCCTCATATTTATGCCAATGATACTTATAGCCTGTTCTATGGGTACGGCTATGCTGTGGCACAGGACCGATTATTCCAAATGGAAATGGCCAAACGCAGTACCCAAGGTACTGTTTCTGAAGTATTAGGTAAGGATTATATTTCTTTTGATAAAGAAATCAGAAACAACTATTGGCCTGATTCTATCCATAAACAAATCAATCAGTTACCCTCCCAAGAACAAGATATTTTAAGAGGGTATGCAGATGGTATGAATGCATGGATTAAACAAATCAATACTAAGCCAGATGACTTAATGCCAAAACAGTTCATTGACTATGATTTTTTGCCATCCCAATGGACGAGTTTTGATGTTGCTATGATTATGGTCGGTACAATGGCAAACCGCTTTTCCGATATGAATAGTGAAATTGATAACCTAGCATTACTCACTGCGCTTAAAGATAAGTACGGTGAACAATTGGGAGTAGAGTTCTTTAACCAAATTAATTGGCTTAATAATCCCAATGCGCCAACAACAATATCATCAGAAGAGTTCACCTATTCAGATTCACAAAAAACAAAAAATATATCTCAATTGAATCAAATTAGTGATTACCGACTTACTGCTCCCATGTTTGAACGCACAGCCAAAGATACAACTGGAAAAGTCATTGCACTTTCTTCTCAAGAAAATAATGCGTTAATCGCTAAGCAATATGAACAAAGTGGTGCGAATGGGCTAGCTGGCTACCCAACCACCAGCAATGTTTGGCTTGTTGGAAAAGCAAAAGCTTCTGGCGCAAAAGCCATTTTACTTAATGGCCCACAGTTTGGTTGGTTTAACCCAGCCTATACATACGGTATTGGCTTACATGGGGCAGGGTTTAATATTGTCGGAAATACACCGTTTGCTTATCCCGCGATTTTATTCGGCCATAATGGACATATATCTTGGGGTTCTACCGCTGGGTTTGGTGACGGTGTTGATATATTTGCAGAACAAGTTTCACCTGAAGACCCAAATAGCTACCTCCACCAAGGGCAGTGGAAGAAAATGCTTTCTCGCCAAGAGACATTGAATGTAAAAGGTGAACAACCCATTACTTTTGAAATATACCGTACTGTGCACGGTAATGTGGTTAAACGGGATAAGACAACTCACACCGCCTACAGCAAAGCTCGCGCATGGGATGGCAAGGAGCTTACATCCTTAATGGCTTGGGTAAAGCAAGGACAAGCGCAAAACTGGCAGCAATGGCTAGACCAAGCACAAAACCAAGCACTGACGATCAATTGGTATTATGCAGATAAAGACGGAAACATTGGCTATGTCCATACCGGACACTACCCCGATCGCCAAATAAACCATGATCCTCGTTTACCAGTATCAGGCACAGGAGAATGGGACTGGAAAGGTATACAACCCTTTGCTAATAATCCAAAAGTGTATAACCCCAAATCAGGTTATATCGCCAACTGGAATAACTCTCCAGCTAAAAATTACCCCGCTAGCGACTTATTTGCCTTCTTATGGGGCAGTGCAGATAGGGTGAAAGAAATCGATAACCGCATTGAAGCCTATGATAAGTTAACGGCTGATGATATGTGGGCGATTTTACAGCAAACTAGCCGTGTCGACCTTAATCATCGCTTATTTACACCATTTCTAACTCAAGCGACACAAGGTTTGCCATCAAATGACAATAGCGTCAAATTAGTGTCCATGCTCCAGCAATGGGATGGCATAAACCAGTTATCAAGTGATGGAAAACATTATATTCACCCAGGGTCTGCTATCCTCGATATCTGGTTAAAAGAAATGCTTAAAGCCACCCTAGGCCAAACCGTCCCTGCACCATTTGATAAATGGTACCTAGCGAGTGGTTATGAGACGACGCAAGAAGGCCCAACAGGGTCATTAAATATCAGTACAGGTGCAAAATTACTGTATGAATCTCTCTTAGAAGATAAATCCCCCATATCTCAGTCTATCGATTTATTTTCAGGACAACCGCAGAATGATGTTATTAGAAAGGCTTTGAATACGACTTACCAAAAAATGATAGAAAAATACGGTGATAACCCGACTAATTGGCAAACACCAGCCACGGCATTAACCTTCCGTGAAAATAATTTTTTTGGTATACCACAAGCCTTACCTCAAGAAAATTTCCATCAAAATGAATACCATAATCGGGGAACTGAAAACGACTTAATCGTGTTTACCGAAGAAGGGGTGAGCGCATGGGACGTTGTAGCTCCAGGGCAAAGTGGCTTTATTTCCCCGCAAGGAAAACCTTCGCCTCACTATCAAGATCAACTTTCTTTATATCAGCAATTTGGTAAGAAACCGTTATGGCTTAACAACGAAGAGCTGGCGCCATATATTGAGTCAACTGAAACACTAATAATTGAGAGATAATACTATTATTAAGCTAAATACCAAGGTGTCTCGGTATTTAGCTTTTAACCTTCACACGATACACACAGCGCCCAGCACCATTTAGTAAGTACTGTTCGCGTTCAATGCTACCATTATCACCCACAATCTCACTGAACAACGCCAATTCCGACCGACAAAAGTTTTGGCAAGCAGTGGCTGCTGCACAAATTGGACAATGGTTTTCGATAAACAACCAACTGTCACCATCTTGCTCAACCTTCGCCATATACCCTTCTTCGCTACGCACTTCAGCCAATGCTTCAAGCCGCTCAGCTAATGGTAAATTTTTACAACGGGCAAAATATTTTTCTCTGCTTTCCGTTTCCCTTTGGTTAATCAGCTTTTCTAGTCCTTCATCTCCAAAAATAGTACGAACGGAATCAATCAATTGCAGAGCAAGTTGCGCGTGAGTATCAGGAAAGCGTTGATGCCCCAACTCCGTTAATACCCAATTTTGTCGAGGACGTCCTGCCCCTGTTTGCGATAAGCACTGCGCCCCCTCTACTAACCCTAATGACGTCAGTTTTTGGATGTGCTGCCTTGCAGCTTCTCCGGTCATATTTAAATCATTTGCGATCACAGCGGTAGAAATTGGCCCTTTAGTTTTGATACAAAAAAGAACCTTATCCACGGCCTGTGTCAAATTTAAATTATCAAAGTAATTACTTGCATTAATCATTATGCGACTCTATTATCCAAGCTATTACTTGGATAATACCTCTTTTTCTACTATTCCGTCTAGCGGGTCTCTCTATGAGCAATGAAACATCAACCATACCTCAAGCCAAATGGGCTGATTTACTCAGTGGCACTAATGCATTACTCACTATTGCCCTAACTGGAGGTGTTGCACTACATGCTATCAATATTTATATCGTAACAACCATATTGCCTAGTGTCGTTAACGATATTGGTGGTCTCGAATATTACGCATGGAATACCACTTTATTTGTAGCAACATCCATTGTCGGTTCAGCCCTTTCCAGTAAAGTATTAGACCGTTTTGGGCCTAAATATTCTTATTTATTCGCACTCATTCTCTTTTCTTTGGGGTCTATTTGGTGTGCAGCGTCCCCATCAATGCTGGTATTACTTGGTGGTAGAGCATTGCAAGGGCTGGGGGGTGGTATTCTATTTGCTCTTAGCTATGCATTGATCCGCATTGTCTTTACCGAAAACTTATGGTCCCGAGCAATGGGAGTTGTTTCGGGTATGTGGGGAATAGCAACACTCTGTGGCCCTGCAATTGGGGGGATTTTTGCAGAAAGTGGCCACTGGCGTTGGGCATTTTGGGCTTTACTGCCTGTCGCTGTTTTTCTCGCACTCATTGTCATCAATCAACTTCCTAAAAAGCAAACTCAAGCACCAAAAAACAGCAAAGTTCCATTCCTAGCGATTTCTTTGTTAGTGATATCCGTTCTTGCTATTTCAATTGGAAGTTTGTCTGAAAGTTTATTCATAAACCTTATTGGTTTGTTAATTGGTCTAGCCATACTGCTGACTATTGCCTTACTCGATGGCAAAAATGACAGACGCTTATTACCAACTGGATCCTATTCACTCAAAAGCCCACTTGGCGTCATATTTTTAACCATGTGTTTGTTAGTTGGAGGCATGACAACAGAAATTTATGTCCCTTATTTCTTACAAACCATCCATCAGTTTTCTCCACTCACTGCGGGTTATTTAACCGCAATAATGGCCGCAGGTTGGACCATCGGAGCGCTCTTTAGTGCCAATAAAACGGGGGCGATTGTTATCCGAATTATTCGAATAGGGCCGGTCATCATATTGATGTCTTTAATTGTTCTTGCTGTTTTAACGCATAATCAACAGCTTATTGAATCATGGCCACTGTTCGTTATTTATCTCATCGCCATGGCAGGGGTGGGTCTAGGAATTGGTGTGTGTTGGCCTCACCTGGTATTGCATGTTTTTAAAAATGCGCCAGAGGGAGAGGAAAACCTCGCATCCTCTTCCATTATTACCATTCAATTGTATGCAACCGCGCTATCTGCCGCCTTAGTGGGAGTCGTCGTCAATAATAGCGGGCTAATTAACCCTGGGGGGATTGCGGGAGCACAGCAAGCTTCAATCTGGTTATTCGCCCTATTTGCTATTAGCCCATTACTCGCAACGGTATTAATCCGCAAAATCAGATAAAAAAGAGTAAAAGGGAGCAAAAGCTCCCTCTTTAATGACAAATCAATCTAATGAGCTCGTTAATGTCTTTTCGGAGCGTAAAAAATAAGGCAGAACAATAATACTGATCAGCAGAACAAAAATAGTTGCTACCATCACCCCTAAGAAAGCATGGTCAAAGGCAATATTGGCCTGATTTATCAACGCAAATGCATTATTGGCTGGCAGTGATTCGGAAACTAATAAGGCTTCATCAATACTGTCATAAACTTTATCACTAACGGTTATACCTTCAGGCAGTGAAAGTTTTAACGTATAGATAGCACTCATTAGTCCCCCCATAAACGTTACGCCTAAAACACTGCCAATTTCATAAGCAATTTCTTCAATTGATGCCGCCATACCTGCTTTTTCATCGGGGGCATTTAACATCACCGTGGTCGAAGCCGTTGTAAAAATAGCACCCAAACCAAAACCTATCAAAAAGAGGAATGAAAGTA is drawn from Providencia huaxiensis and contains these coding sequences:
- a CDS encoding MFS transporter translates to MSNETSTIPQAKWADLLSGTNALLTIALTGGVALHAINIYIVTTILPSVVNDIGGLEYYAWNTTLFVATSIVGSALSSKVLDRFGPKYSYLFALILFSLGSIWCAASPSMLVLLGGRALQGLGGGILFALSYALIRIVFTENLWSRAMGVVSGMWGIATLCGPAIGGIFAESGHWRWAFWALLPVAVFLALIVINQLPKKQTQAPKNSKVPFLAISLLVISVLAISIGSLSESLFINLIGLLIGLAILLTIALLDGKNDRRLLPTGSYSLKSPLGVIFLTMCLLVGGMTTEIYVPYFLQTIHQFSPLTAGYLTAIMAAGWTIGALFSANKTGAIVIRIIRIGPVIILMSLIVLAVLTHNQQLIESWPLFVIYLIAMAGVGLGIGVCWPHLVLHVFKNAPEGEENLASSSIITIQLYATALSAALVGVVVNNSGLINPGGIAGAQQASIWLFALFAISPLLATVLIRKIR
- a CDS encoding rhomboid family intramembrane serine protease; the protein is MSYLSGYPRVKLLTSIVAIFIIVQSVNSLTAGGLTQFGLVPRTEWGLLGIFFAPFIHGSWEHLLSNLPPFIILSALLLHRTIKAYILASLFIIIVGGLAVWLIGRNAVHIGASGWFFGLWGLLIAQGFFRRKWGDIAIALLVLFYFGTMASGLLPTHLYISTESHIAGAIAGAIYAWLSHRYHQKTNNRSL
- a CDS encoding helix-turn-helix transcriptional regulator, yielding MINASNYFDNLNLTQAVDKVLFCIKTKGPISTAVIANDLNMTGEAARQHIQKLTSLGLVEGAQCLSQTGAGRPRQNWVLTELGHQRFPDTHAQLALQLIDSVRTIFGDEGLEKLINQRETESREKYFARCKNLPLAERLEALAEVRSEEGYMAKVEQDGDSWLFIENHCPICAAATACQNFCRSELALFSEIVGDNGSIEREQYLLNGAGRCVYRVKVKS
- a CDS encoding penicillin G acylase; its protein translation is MKKHLISIAIVLSLSSLSLSSFSQSTQIKIERDNYGVPHIYANDTYSLFYGYGYAVAQDRLFQMEMAKRSTQGTVSEVLGKDYISFDKEIRNNYWPDSIHKQINQLPSQEQDILRGYADGMNAWIKQINTKPDDLMPKQFIDYDFLPSQWTSFDVAMIMVGTMANRFSDMNSEIDNLALLTALKDKYGEQLGVEFFNQINWLNNPNAPTTISSEEFTYSDSQKTKNISQLNQISDYRLTAPMFERTAKDTTGKVIALSSQENNALIAKQYEQSGANGLAGYPTTSNVWLVGKAKASGAKAILLNGPQFGWFNPAYTYGIGLHGAGFNIVGNTPFAYPAILFGHNGHISWGSTAGFGDGVDIFAEQVSPEDPNSYLHQGQWKKMLSRQETLNVKGEQPITFEIYRTVHGNVVKRDKTTHTAYSKARAWDGKELTSLMAWVKQGQAQNWQQWLDQAQNQALTINWYYADKDGNIGYVHTGHYPDRQINHDPRLPVSGTGEWDWKGIQPFANNPKVYNPKSGYIANWNNSPAKNYPASDLFAFLWGSADRVKEIDNRIEAYDKLTADDMWAILQQTSRVDLNHRLFTPFLTQATQGLPSNDNSVKLVSMLQQWDGINQLSSDGKHYIHPGSAILDIWLKEMLKATLGQTVPAPFDKWYLASGYETTQEGPTGSLNISTGAKLLYESLLEDKSPISQSIDLFSGQPQNDVIRKALNTTYQKMIEKYGDNPTNWQTPATALTFRENNFFGIPQALPQENFHQNEYHNRGTENDLIVFTEEGVSAWDVVAPGQSGFISPQGKPSPHYQDQLSLYQQFGKKPLWLNNEELAPYIESTETLIIER